From the Symbiobacterium terraclitae genome, one window contains:
- a CDS encoding glycosyltransferase family A protein, with protein sequence MREGAFFWGLLALAAYGAVAAVARVAGLLARIRLAEERVAYVVLVRDQAEWLEDALSRLARQVDAELVLVDLGSRDESAAMLSRLARRLGLAPVLELGHLPRSEAVARAAAAASATRVVVVDLNGELEKEG encoded by the coding sequence GTGCGCGAGGGCGCCTTCTTCTGGGGCTTGCTGGCCCTGGCGGCATACGGTGCGGTTGCCGCCGTCGCACGGGTGGCGGGGCTGCTCGCCCGCATCCGCCTGGCGGAGGAGCGAGTGGCCTACGTCGTGCTGGTGCGCGACCAGGCGGAGTGGCTGGAGGATGCGCTGAGCCGCCTGGCGCGACAGGTGGACGCGGAGCTGGTGCTGGTGGACCTGGGCTCGCGGGACGAGTCGGCGGCGATGCTGTCCCGGCTGGCGCGCCGCCTCGGGCTGGCGCCGGTGCTGGAGCTGGGCCACCTGCCGCGCAGCGAGGCGGTCGCCAGGGCAGCGGCGGCGGCATCGGCCACCAGGGTCGTCGTGGTGGACCTGAACGGCGAGCTGGAAAAAGAAGGATAA